In Chloroflexaceae bacterium, a single genomic region encodes these proteins:
- a CDS encoding glycosyltransferase produces the protein MTPVHLSLICTVRDEAESVGALLESMLAQTRLPDEIVVNDCLSRDATPAIVQAYAAREPRIRLVAGGHNIPSGRNHAIRAARGRIIACTDAGLTLDRDWLAALVAPIEAGEADLTGGFYAPDPRSLFELALAWTNYRTLEEIDPARFLPFGNCMAFRREVWEAIGGFPEWLSHSEDLYFDLEAERRGFRRAFAPAAVVHFRPRSSLRAFARQYYLYARGDGVGGLWARRHVTRYSAYAALLALLAAAARWPAARLPVTTLIGLGAAAYTRGPYRRLWPHLAGRPLRERAAALALVPVIRLVGDLAKMAGYPAGLAQRRRARGR, from the coding sequence ATGACTCCAGTTCATCTCTCGCTGATCTGCACGGTGCGCGATGAAGCCGAGAGCGTTGGCGCGCTGCTCGAGTCTATGCTGGCGCAGACGCGCCTGCCCGATGAAATCGTGGTGAACGACTGTCTGAGCCGGGACGCGACGCCGGCGATCGTGCAAGCCTACGCTGCCCGCGAGCCGCGCATCCGGCTGGTGGCGGGCGGGCATAACATCCCCTCGGGGCGCAACCATGCCATTCGCGCCGCGCGAGGCAGAATCATCGCCTGTACCGACGCCGGGCTGACCCTGGATCGTGACTGGCTCGCGGCCCTGGTCGCGCCAATCGAGGCAGGCGAGGCCGACCTGACGGGGGGCTTCTACGCGCCGGACCCGCGCTCGCTGTTCGAACTGGCGCTAGCGTGGACCAACTATCGCACCCTGGAGGAGATCGATCCGGCGCGCTTTTTGCCCTTCGGCAACTGCATGGCGTTTCGGCGGGAGGTGTGGGAGGCGATTGGCGGCTTCCCGGAATGGCTGAGCCATAGCGAGGATCTCTACTTCGACCTGGAGGCGGAACGGCGCGGCTTTCGGCGCGCATTTGCGCCCGCGGCAGTCGTGCATTTCCGGCCCCGTTCCTCACTGCGGGCCTTTGCGCGGCAGTACTACCTCTACGCGCGCGGCGACGGGGTAGGCGGGCTGTGGGCGCGTCGCCACGTGACGCGCTATAGCGCCTACGCGGCATTGCTGGCGCTCCTGGCGGCCGCGGCGCGCTGGCCCGCGGCCCGCCTCCCCGTGACCACGCTCATCGGCCTGGGGGCGGCAGCCTATACGCGCGGACCCTATCGCCGGCTCTGGCCGCATCTGGCCGGAAGGCCGCTGCGGGAACGGGCCGCGGCGCTGGCGCTCGTGCCCGTCATTCGTCTGGTCGGCGACCTGGCGAAGATGGCGGGCTATCCAGCGGGATTGGCGCAGCGGCGGCGCGCCCGTGGGAGGTGA
- a CDS encoding SEC-C domain-containing protein yields the protein MAKPAEKQRKPGRNDPCPCGSGRKYKDCHLPLEQAARSEQLLLREAQDTLLPKIIEAARSVPESFPAAFARFWQGKYAVEQMPELDQLEDRGAERFLTWFAFDARDEDGQTLVERLAGQEDFTSNPYERRLLDAWRAVRLGAYVVEEVKKGQGLTLRDLLTGERRALADYHASKRLATGEVIVGHLVPADTAPGAAAPTYYLAGAAAQLTEDTAAKLLEFAELHLADLRRANPQATWADLLAERSEALNHFVMALPTEERDPTILDRLISDGRIALQLTAESVAALLGRPVAEASDEERR from the coding sequence ATGGCGAAGCCCGCGGAGAAGCAGCGCAAGCCCGGCCGCAACGACCCCTGCCCCTGCGGAAGTGGCCGAAAGTATAAGGACTGCCATCTCCCCCTCGAACAGGCCGCCCGCTCCGAGCAACTGCTGTTGCGCGAGGCTCAGGACACCCTGCTGCCAAAGATCATCGAGGCCGCCCGGAGCGTTCCTGAGTCCTTTCCCGCCGCATTCGCGCGCTTCTGGCAGGGCAAGTATGCTGTGGAACAGATGCCCGAGCTGGACCAGTTGGAGGATCGCGGCGCGGAACGCTTCCTCACGTGGTTCGCCTTCGACGCGCGCGACGAAGATGGGCAAACCCTGGTGGAGCGTCTGGCCGGGCAGGAAGATTTTACCTCCAATCCGTATGAGCGGCGGTTGCTGGATGCGTGGCGCGCGGTGCGGCTGGGCGCCTATGTGGTGGAGGAGGTGAAGAAGGGCCAGGGTCTGACCCTGCGCGACCTGCTCACCGGCGAGCGGCGCGCTCTCGCCGACTACCATGCCTCAAAGCGCCTGGCGACGGGGGAGGTGATCGTCGGCCACCTCGTGCCGGCGGATACCGCCCCGGGGGCGGCCGCGCCCACGTACTATCTCGCCGGGGCCGCCGCCCAGCTTACCGAGGACACCGCCGCGAAATTGCTCGAATTCGCTGAACTGCACCTCGCCGATCTGCGCCGCGCCAACCCCCAGGCCACCTGGGCCGATCTGCTCGCCGAGCGCAGCGAGGCGCTCAATCACTTCGTGATGGCCCTGCCCACCGAAGAACGCGACCCGACGATCCTGGATCGGCTGATCAGCGATGGGCGCATCGCCCTGCAACTCACCGCCGAGAGCGTCGCCGCCCTCCTTGGTCGCCCCGTCGCCGAAGCTTCCGATGAGGAGCGGCGCTGA
- a CDS encoding PAS domain-containing protein gives MSAIFTTPEALSKENAALRAELARYRAIFEQLGVGIHVYRLEDPEDDRTLRMVAANPIVEELTGVSPANIVGKTLDENFPGLREQGVPQAYAGVVRSGQPLAFEVTYGDERVITSAFAVRAVPLPNDELAVMFDNITARKQVEQELRRLNAELEQRVAERTAALERSERFLHHVLETSPAAIYIKDLEGRFLLINRYAAQIAGRATDELIGHADSEFFPEAYVARWRAAEQEVARTGQVVVQEETAPMPDGIHTFLSIRAPMYDEHGNVFAISGFSTDITDRVRVEEELRQARERLQLIIDSLPAAVFWKDRNSIYQGCNKTFARFAGLSSPDEIVGKSDYDLPWTREESDSYRAFDRQVMESGEAALHIIETQTQADGRVAWASTNKIPLRDGRGRVIGILGTYEDITDLKRTEEALRESQQLLQTLFAHLPVAVLLKAAADGRFVLWNAASELLFGLRAEEVIGKTDYDFFPREQADAFRAKDREVLARGVTEVIPEEPVDSPHLGRRIVRTTKIPLYDERGKPTYLLVICDDLTERRRAEQERLVLQEQIIEAQQQALRELSTPLLPLSKRVVLLPIIGSVDTERALQLIETLLEGVARHRADIALIDITGVHIVDTQVANTLIQAARAVHLLGARVVLTGIRPEVAQTLVQLGVDLGGILTRGTLQDGIAFAFAQAGG, from the coding sequence ATGTCCGCTATTTTCACCACCCCTGAGGCGCTCAGCAAGGAAAACGCTGCATTACGGGCCGAACTGGCGCGCTACCGGGCGATTTTCGAACAGCTTGGCGTGGGGATCCATGTCTACAGGCTGGAAGATCCTGAGGATGACCGGACGTTGCGCATGGTGGCGGCGAACCCGATTGTCGAGGAGCTGACCGGCGTGAGTCCGGCGAATATTGTCGGCAAGACCCTCGACGAGAACTTCCCTGGACTGCGCGAACAGGGCGTGCCGCAGGCCTACGCCGGAGTTGTGCGCAGCGGACAACCTCTCGCGTTCGAGGTGACCTATGGCGACGAGCGGGTGATCACCAGCGCCTTCGCGGTGCGCGCGGTTCCCTTGCCGAACGATGAACTGGCCGTGATGTTCGACAATATTACGGCGCGCAAACAGGTAGAACAGGAGTTGCGACGGCTGAATGCCGAACTGGAGCAGCGGGTGGCCGAACGCACCGCCGCCCTGGAACGTAGCGAGCGGTTTCTGCATCATGTGCTCGAAACCTCGCCAGCAGCGATCTACATTAAGGACCTCGAAGGGCGGTTCCTCTTGATCAACCGGTACGCGGCCCAGATAGCCGGCCGGGCAACGGACGAGTTGATCGGGCATGCCGACAGCGAGTTCTTTCCCGAAGCGTATGTCGCCCGGTGGCGCGCCGCCGAGCAGGAAGTCGCGCGGACGGGCCAGGTCGTGGTCCAGGAAGAAACGGCCCCGATGCCCGATGGCATACACACCTTTCTTTCCATTCGTGCGCCAATGTACGACGAGCATGGCAACGTCTTCGCCATCAGCGGGTTCTCAACCGATATCACTGACCGGGTCCGGGTCGAAGAGGAACTGCGCCAGGCCCGCGAGCGGCTTCAGTTGATCATTGACAGCCTGCCGGCGGCGGTGTTCTGGAAGGACCGCAACTCGATCTACCAGGGCTGCAACAAGACCTTCGCCCGCTTCGCCGGACTGTCCTCGCCCGATGAGATCGTGGGCAAGAGCGACTACGATCTGCCCTGGACAAGAGAGGAGTCCGACTCATACCGCGCCTTCGACCGGCAGGTGATGGAGTCGGGCGAGGCGGCGCTGCACATCATCGAAACCCAGACCCAGGCTGACGGCCGGGTGGCGTGGGCCAGCACGAACAAGATCCCGCTGCGCGATGGTCGTGGCAGGGTTATCGGCATTCTTGGCACCTACGAGGACATTACCGATCTGAAGCGCACCGAAGAGGCGCTGCGGGAAAGCCAGCAATTGCTCCAGACGCTGTTCGCGCATCTGCCGGTAGCAGTGTTGTTGAAGGCGGCAGCGGACGGCCGCTTCGTCCTCTGGAACGCGGCCAGCGAACTGCTCTTCGGCTTGCGCGCCGAGGAGGTGATCGGGAAGACTGACTACGACTTCTTCCCGCGCGAGCAGGCCGACGCCTTCCGGGCCAAGGATCGCGAAGTGCTTGCCCGCGGGGTCACCGAGGTGATCCCCGAAGAACCGGTGGACAGCCCGCATCTTGGCCGGCGCATCGTGCGGACGACCAAGATCCCGCTCTACGACGAGCGGGGCAAGCCGACCTACCTGCTGGTAATCTGCGACGATCTGACCGAGCGCCGACGGGCCGAGCAGGAGCGACTGGTCCTCCAGGAGCAGATCATCGAGGCCCAGCAGCAGGCGCTGCGCGAGTTGTCCACACCGCTGCTGCCGCTCTCAAAGCGCGTGGTGCTGTTGCCGATCATCGGTTCAGTGGATACGGAGCGAGCGCTTCAACTGATTGAGACCTTGCTTGAGGGCGTCGCCAGGCATCGCGCCGACATCGCGCTGATTGACATAACTGGTGTACACATAGTAGACACCCAGGTGGCGAACACGCTGATCCAGGCGGCGCGTGCGGTGCATCTGCTCGGCGCGCGGGTGGTGCTTACGGGGATACGTCCCGAAGTCGCGCAGACCCTGGTGCAACTGGGTGTGGATCTGGGGGGCATTCTGACCCGCGGCACACTCCAGGACGGGATTGCCTTTGCTTTCGCGCAGGCGGGAGGGTAG